The genomic interval TCACAGCACGCCATTCGACAATTCCATTTTGCTGGTAGTAACCACAtgctaaattttcattttgtttgcgTTTTATGCATTATTACCGATGACAATTAATCCGTAGTTAATAGAGAAGCTCTTATTTTTTACATGCAACCCTTGGTAGGACGTCAATCGGTATCAATCGCGCTACAAATATATCAGGAATATAAAAACTTTCGATGAGCAAGGATTTATAAGTGATTTTGATACGCTGCCTCCGAACATTGTTTACTCATCTGATGATCCGGAGGAACAATTAGTATACTTTGACGGTATGTTTAAGGAGTGTCTCGAGAGACATGCTTCTCTTCGTGGGGTGTGAGTTACAAGACTGCCAGCACCTTGGATGGAGGACAGCCAAATACGGTCACTACAACAGCTGCGGAATAAATTTAGGAAGGATGGCCACCAGACTGGCTCTCAGGAGTTCTTGGAAATTTTTCGGGACGTCACAAACAAGTTAAAGGCAGCTATTCGTCGGGCTTGCGAGACCTTCACAAGGCAGGCGTAATCATCAAATAAACCGAAGGAGGTGTGTATTATCCACCGCATACTGAAACCTAACTAGTAACCCTTGCAGCGGGATCCTGATAAGTTAAACTCATTCTTTTCTTGTACTGCCGTGAGAACTTTACCTGTTAGTGGTGACTTACTTTCCTGTCCTGAAGAACTAATTCAATCTCTGCCTGATGATAGCCCTGCTAATTCCAAGCTCCGAGAAGTGCTCCATCTGAAATTGTTAAGATCTGATACGTCTACTGGCCCCGAGGGTATCCCCGTCAAATTCGTTAAAATGGTGCCTCAATCCATTGCTGGCCCCTTCACAACTATTATCAATAACTGCATCAGGGAGCACTATTTTCCTAAGCGTGGAAAAATGTGAGAATTAGTCCAATTCCTAAAGTCGATCAACCGAAGTGTGAGGGACACCTTCGTCCCATTTCAAATCTCCCCACACTATCAAAAGTCTTTGAGAAACTTGTCGCGCTGCAGATGAGCACCTTTTGTGAATCTGAATCAGTACTCTGCGATACAATTTCTGGCTTTCGTAAGGGACACTCGACCAATACAGTGCTAGAGCGTATGCGCTACGATTTGCTAGGAgcgaagaaaaacatttcgTACAGATAGATGATCGTATGTCTGAATCAGTGAACGTAAGGTTTGGTGTACCACAAGGGTCGGTCCTCGGACCAATTTTATTTAACCTCTACGTTTCCGATCTGCAAGATCATCTCCCTTCCTCGATTGGTTCTTTTCAATACGCTGACGATACTACAATATACTCAAGCTGTCCAGCTCCTGAGCTACAAAGATGTGTGCAAGAACTAAAGTCCACACTAAACACTATGAACTCCTGATGTAATGACTCCCATCTAACACTTAACTCGAAAAAGACAAAGACGATCTTGCTGTCCACAAGCCAGATGTCACATGTACATAGTTTGGATGAGAATCGACCACCTCTTACAATCTCAGGTAGTACATTAGAATGTGTAAATGTAAGAAAGCTTCCCGGTGTCCATTTCCACAAGCATCTTAATTGGGATGAGCAAGTGCAAGCAACGTGCAAGAGCTGTTACAGAACGATGCAAACAATAAGAAAACTTAAGAACATTGCCGGTTATAGACTCAGAAAGCACCCAGTGGAGTCACTGGTGCTGTCAAACTTGACCATTGTGACACTGTCTATTACCCTTTTCCGAAATTTCAACTAAAACGTTTACAACGTGTCCAGCTGGTGGCTGCTAGTTTGTCCTGAGTAGGTATGTAAATGACATTGATGATATTGATAAGACAGGGTGGTTACCAGTAAGACAGCGAAGAGATTTCCGCGTTCTAAAACTTGTTCACCGGGCTTTGCACTCCCCCAGCTGGCCGTCTTACGTACAGTTCAACATATGCGATCTTTGCAGTCAGGAGCAGCAACAAGATTAAGTATACCAACGGAGAGGGGCACCTTTCAAGACTCTTCTGCCAAGTTATTTAACGTCCTTTCGGCAAATATTAGAAACTGTAGCGATTTCAAAGTTTACTGCAGGGAAGTAAATGCCTATCTATTAAATAGCATTTGTAAATAGTTTGTAATTTGCATATAAGGTTGTATTACCATTACCAATCTCCGTGACATTTTTATACAATATCCTTTTATAGTCCGATATTATTGCTTCTTATATTGTAGATATCatacttttttttggttttgtttttttgtttgtttgtttttgtagtatattgcaatttttaattttttatagtgTAGTTTTAACAGGTGAAGAGCCACAGGGTGGATACACTGttaataaaccattattattattattattattattattattattattattattacgtCAGAATTCGCTGTATAAACGAGTTTCGTTCACGTGAGAAAAGCTATGCACGACTGATATTCATTACGATGCAAGTTGTTTTCCATGGGGTAGTCTCTATTTATAGCTACCCGTTAAAAGAGGTCAAGAGATGAAGACCCCATCCAATTCACTGCCTaagtgagttgataatgtaaattggacaCTGTAGACAGCGaaatttgagaaacaaaacaaagatggcgaAACGTAACCTAGTTATTACTTTTGCGCCTATCATGGCTTTGGCAACTCTTTTAGCTGTATCACTGCAGTTTAACGGGTTGCTAATGATGTGGAAACTCAtcagacaaagaaaaacgaTGCCATTCGGGCCACCTTGTTGAGTGATGAAACTGCGCTGCTACGTCATCGACCATTTAACGCATGCGCTATTGCGAAGAATTCATCCCGGTAACCGGGATGAAGTGTTCATATGGCAAAATTTTTCCAGCCCGCTCACCGAGATTCCGGTTGGTAAAACCGAGATCACTGTAACCGAGCTAGGCCGCCCTCTCATATGAACACATCGAAAATTTTACAAAGGATTCAGAGTTAAGGCAAGATCTCGGAAACCGGGCCAGCCTGGTCAAccgggctcatatgaagaggccctgagtcagcgatgttcacGTTaacattaagtctgacgcggtgatttgattttgacaatattgtcatgtgagaacccgtcaaacatctggGAATTAAATTATGGACCTCAAATATGTGGTACAAACAAAATTACGGGTTAAATGGAGTTAGCCCTGCAGCAGGATAAGTGAACTTCATTGTATAGTCATGGTACTTTTCcgcgctatgttttcatgctttctacctgattcgttcgaacttcaggaaatggtttgtctcacaaaacatgtaggcactttctcttcgctcaacacCTCGACGCGTACTTACTGCTCGGGTTATGACAAACATGCTTGCTATGCGATAATTTTTAcctaatgctggaaactgaagattCAGTCTCTGAAATtgatagtcatcacattttgcaagaagcgtccgagctgtgatcgtgtaattgAATGGGCTCCTGGCAATTGGATCTCTCAAGCACGCTGGTAAGTAtatggttagcgtaaataattgttgtttacagttttcgaattcaagTGCCGTTTTTGAGAGTCCGTTTCCGTAACCTTTCTCGATATTTTCTGTcaaattcattgaggtacaatctcggGATTTCACAAGTGATTACGAACGATAAATTTGTATCGGCATCATGATTTAGGGAAGTTTAGTCAACACATTATCAAtttacaattcgtgaaccatttctgtaacgtgcttgaatattttcttttgaattaattgagtcatactctcggaatttcatcagttaTTAGGAACGATAAATCCGTATATGTGGCACAAGTGAAgcactttttaaactttccatacgatgttaggaaactatacttaataGACTCTCGATATATTAGCCTGTCATAACTCGTTGATTACTTCATTACTGCACAGTCATATGCTATGAGATAAAATTTTTGTTGGTAGAAGTATTGTGAGCACAGTACCActtagtgacaaaaattaatgatttcctgttttgctaggatgcatagggtctgatgattgtaatgtataaattttagctttcaaactttcatcaaacattaattgtaactgtttaccatatctatttctctgtaccCTACGCTCTCAAAAGTTGAGGTGAGTCAAtcacctgacttcctttgtttggaattgtgtgattaaataattttgctgtgtaagttaccacattgtaacatgtcATATTATTATatagattgcattaaatactctctCTCAAGCTTTCATTACCAATGCTCAAACCCAAAGtaaacattgatataaggaattggtcacaagatgagtgagttttaaagggtgggaatctggaaaagcaaAAGAATCCTCCTTTAGTTGGGATTGAAGATCTGAGGTTATTTACATAGTTTTTTATCAGTTAGTGACGTAATTAATATATTCATTTAGTTATTCATGTagataatttttacataattttttttatcaattagtgatgtaattaatttattcatttatctatttaattttctttttaatattgatGCTGAAAAGCCCTTTTTAGGGATGCTCAATaaagtgtatgtatgtatgtatgtattgaAATTGATGAAGGCCCACCTagtttaattcatgtttttactttgacctgcctcTTTCCCTGTAAtgtttagggcacatagatgtagagaacattttttgtattttgacgcATGAAAGTTTAATTAATTGGCGTACTCCACATAATgaacaaagcaagaatataaatgcttCAACTTTAAAggttagaaaattaaaattaaaataagagagttgtgcagaccatatcctatttttttcactcctctggATATTTATCTAAATAACATAGTCTCTATCAGTCTCATCaatctcactttccactgaacTTATGGAAggatgataacctcagtatttctttaaatgaggAAAAGAAAGCCTGCCTTCTAACCACACCTTAAAAAATTAGCcggttgtgaaaatttcttgaacctgtcgtcgtatgaatgtttgactcaattttacctcactaaccAACAtgtaaactgaataaatagaaacttgagatttatttgttctccttttaaGGTGTGCATTAAAATTTCGAAGTCATTGcaggcttgaactacaggtttagaggaaatctgcatgtgtgcatgtgttttcaacatataaaaccAGGATTATGCCTACTTTGAATGACTTTACTACATGCCGTACAggacaggcaggtgttgtaaaaaagttttcttagctttttctttagtatacatttctttttctaagaattttgtttatccGGCCTATGCtgagttctaatttttcaaccaaattttattttcctttgaagattaaatctcctagtatcagttaatattcatgtaaataaaataattactggaaatcttgcagatgtatagcaaattattttttcctctgatcctcCTCACATTTTATTATGTGCAGGGATTCGTATTGGCTATAATATtaaagtcaaattaaagttttatgCACAGCATATGCCTCAaatttatgtaataaaatatcttatccttcttaaaactagttcatcagaataagaatgattTACAAGTATGGCCTTCACGGTGGTAGcttccaggtttgaaaaaagtcattaATTGCTAAAATCCTCAGTTTCTTTTCCCTgatagcccaacctcatcaaaacatcgCCAAGAGGAGCAATTAGCAAATTAatcctcaatcctgttagcttttCATGGATAtcgcatttcaaacatggtgtttatgccacaaattttccatttccctgactaattattttttaatgatgtttacaagttgtggaaaatggttgggttgaaataagAGTAGCCAAAAgcgaaaaagttaaaaaaaaaattaaagattcaaacacgagttgaaaattacttttctttttaattttctacgctaaacagaggaggttgaaacgttagggaaaatcggtggggcaagcagtcatacctggcaacttcaagagatcatacaagagaagcccatacgattctggcgtattgttttactgactcactgtGCTCAAGTGTATATACTTTAATCGACCTGTGATGTCTTAACgcgaagtagtttaccgtcgtttccTTCAATTTTGGCTTCAATTGACACAACTTGTGTGCCAAAGAGTTTAGAAAACAAACGCaaagttttaattcattttattgcCCCTCGAAAACAACTCATATGATCAGACACGAGGGTCGTTGTTGTTATTCTTCCGTTGAGGGCCTAGAAAGAACGTGAGGTAAGCAAAAATCCGCTTTGACGAAATAGAACTGATTGACAGATGTCCAAGTGATCACTCATTTTGCTGAGAGTGTACTAATCTTAATCACACTTATTAACCTTGGTAACTGAATTCATCACGTACATAACACGGTGGATAGTGGTTTTCCTCATGCAGAGTAAGTGGTCGAGACTGCATCACACGAACccaattttcacaaaattggGAAGAGGAATTGACTTGAAACCCAATTTTACACGTCATTGCCGTTAGACAAGATGCGATTCGCTACAGTGTTGCTTGTTGCCATCGTTCTTATGATGATGGTAGAGTTATCAGAAACAAGAGGACGTATTGGCAGATCCCGTCGATCTAGGTCTGGAGGGTCCAGCTCAAAACCTAAAATCACCAAGTACACGCCAATCAAAGCCACCTCAGTTCGCTCCCCGGTGATCGTCTCACAGACTCACTATGGTTCGCGTTCAATCACGTTCAAGAAAGTAGTCTTTGCCAACTCGCAGCACCGCCACCCTTTCAGCAGTGCCCCAGTCTATCGGATGGGATATCCAATGTACCGGAGTTATGTCTCCATCCCGAAGAAGAGAGCAGTGAGGGTTACCTATGAGAGAGAAAGGCTGCTGGATGACAATGGAAATTTGTGTTTGGATACATCAGCAGGGAGTCAAACACTGAAGGAAGGAATCGACGACAACTTGGTTGAATTGACAACTACAGTGAAGTACAAAAATGGAGAAACGAAAACACTACACGGAGTCGACAAAACAGTGTCGTTGGAAGACATCAAGGATCAAGACTTTGAAGTTGTAAGCCTTGCCCGTTACAACTTGATTATTGTGACGGGAACAACTTGTACAAAGGTTGAAACGACCATCGAAGGAACGATGGTTATCATGTACGAGACAAATCCGAACGGCTCAAACAAACTGAACATCAACAACATACTACTCTCAGTCGTTATTACGTTGTTAATGTTTATGAATTTACATCCATTACCTTGTTGAATCAAGAGGACTAATGTTTCGCCGGTATCAATATGTTCAGGCGCGACTCATAGTCATTTGAGCCTGaaaaagtgataatgatagTACTTATCGTCGAAAGAGCAATTTAATTGGCTTTTAGCCCGCTGAAATCTCGAGCTTGGCTTGGAAAGTGAATAACCTCTTTTAAAACTTCCGGTTATTCATGCGACAAATTTACAATTATCAACGACCCTCAACCGAAGATGTTGTAGGATGATAAGTTGTACCATGATGATTTGCATGTGGCTATGCTAAATTTGCATTTAGCTTGATTTTGCTTCGATTTTAGTAAACacattaaatttatttgatatGAAAACGATTTTATTTCGTAATTGTAGTTCATATGACTCCCTTTTGGTGAAGGAAAGGATTGACTTTTGACCGCGGGAGATAGACTTACATATGCACGATATTCACGTATAGATTACGCCATCGAGTACAAAGCTTAGGATTTCTTATAATCTAATTAaatttcgtagaaaaggttgtggttattcatcgtggtgagtaacaataaaagctaagttttttttttcgtttgtctcacgatgtagtcacgtttgatgtagatcgcgacgtttcgactgcatactgctagtcttcttcaggcgatgggTCGACTGGTCATAGAGGGAGCTGTCAAAAAAACAACtgatcacagcagagcatcatgctttgtAAGgtcacgcatgaccagtcgacctcatcgcctgaagaagcctagcagtatgcagtcgaaacgtcgcgatttacttcacacgtgactacatcgtgagacaaacgaaaaaaaaaacttagcttttaatgtaattaaatttttctaaattttttagaAAGCGTTGCGTTCGAATTAAAAAGCGATTATTTATAGGCAACAAGAAAACATCACGTGaactggaaggaaaaaaattgaacgagATCTGCTATTTGTTGCGATATAAGGCAGTTATGGAGCTCAATCGAATGTTTGACAAGTGATGTTTGGAAACAAGGCGATTTTTAAAGCGACACGACTGGCAAAAGATTCCCCTCAGTAAAATCTACCAtgttttttttgggttttcatccaatattttttcgaattttcgaaaatgcaCGCAGTTTTTCATTGGCTATTCCAGAAGTTCGCCAAAACCGCCacatgtttttatattttcatgctCCTCCACCCTATCTTAGTCAGTCTGGATAGAAATTCCTGGGAAAGAAGTTGGAATTTTGGCGCTAAGCCCAGATAAAAAGTTGCATATTTCCGGTTATGGCGGTAGCGTCAAAGTaggtgtcaaaaaaaaaattgcattaaaaaaaccgttaaaaaaaccaaatttatgTGGTTTGTTCTTATGAAGAGTTGATCTAAATATgcgaagcaaaacaaaacccCCAAACTGGAATTTTGTGAGGAAACGAGCTCGGCAACTTGTGCCATTTTTATATTCGGTGTTTTAAAAGCTGGCGTTAGAGCGCCGAAGCGATTTTCGCTCAGGAAAAAGTTATTTTGCTATATTTGCAAAAACCAAGGTGGTTTCGATTACTGTTACACTAAGGTAGATTCcttggcaaagtttgaaagaaatcgattttcCAACCTGAAACGCACTGGACCGCTTTAAAGAGACTACGTCTTAATTTCTCCACAAGTTTTGACCGGTTTTGGCAACGTTTATTTAAAAATCCAAATAATTCAAGTATGCACACTATCATTTGGctcactcttttttcttttacacagATTGTGTGTCAAAAAGTTCAGAAAACAAACGCAAGTTTCTAATTCATTTTATTGCTCCTCGAAAACAACTTATACGATCAGACACGATGGCCGTTGTTGTTATTCTTCCCTCGAACTCGAAGCGTTAGAAAGAACCAATAGTAGTAGAATAGCTTGACACATGTCATGATTATCAATAGTAATCACTCATTTGGATGAGACTGCATCACACGCACTCAGTTTTCACAAAGTTAGGCAGAGGACTGACTCGAAACCTAGTATTAATCGTCGTTGCTGTCAGACAAATGCGATTCGCTACAGTGTTACTTATTACCATCGTGCTTATGGTGATGGTAGAATTATCAGAAACAAGAAGATGTGGTGGTAGTTCAAGAGGCTCAAGATCCAGTCGATCGAGATCTAGGTCTGGAGGGTCCAGCTCAAAACCTAAAATCACCAAGAACACACCAATCAAAGCCACCTCAGTTCGCTCCCCGgtgattgtcaaacaaacta from Pocillopora verrucosa isolate sample1 chromosome 14, ASM3666991v2, whole genome shotgun sequence carries:
- the LOC136278087 gene encoding uncharacterized protein, coding for MRFATVLLVAIVLMMMVELSETRGRIGRSRRSRSGGSSSKPKITKYTPIKATSVRSPVIVSQTHYGSRSITFKKVVFANSQHRHPFSSAPVYRMGYPMYRSYVSIPKKRAVRVTYERERLLDDNGNLCLDTSAGSQTLKEGIDDNLVELTTTVKYKNGETKTLHGVDKTVSLEDIKDQDFEVVSLARYNLIIVTGTTCTKVETTIEGTMVIMYETNPNGSNKLNINNILLSVVITLLMFMNLHPLPC